The Canis lupus dingo isolate Sandy chromosome 11, ASM325472v2, whole genome shotgun sequence genome includes a region encoding these proteins:
- the LOC118350331 gene encoding uncharacterized protein LOC118350331 produces MKLRATGGQIAPGPPNPSPRQNDPPHHCCLPPQPLRAAGARGASCSPGAPPPARAPSPARGRFAAVINKEGRQAHPSKSCCCMRPSQPPRNVLFKTGLTNMRNLSPLCCASPPSAPWLPRTGSQQEREGASEQERERASESEGARSAGRSVAKTQNNAVEMRRAHRWGLDLTFLRGALPRGAALDYAPRRGPAREGCSRNPELLGPARAGGGRASIRGRGEGGGRARGVPGPAPLLGTVSPLDLSPCR; encoded by the coding sequence atgaaactcAGGGCGACAGGAGGGCAGATAGCTCCAGGTCCTCCGAACCCCAGTCCCCGGCAGAACGACCCCCCCCACCACTGCTGTCTCCCGCCGCAGCCCCTCCGCGCGGCCGGAGCCCGCGGGGCAAGTTGCAGCCCtggcgcgcccccgcccgcccgcgccccctcACCGGCCCGGGGGCGCTTTGCCGCAGTCATTAATAAAGAAGGTCGCCAAGCTCACCCTTCCAAAAGTTGTTGTTGCATGCGCCCCTCTCAGCCTCCCCGCAATGTACTCTTTAAAACAGGACTGACCAACATGCGCAATCTCTCTCCCCTGTGCTGTGCATCCCCCCCCTCCGCGCCCTGGCTTCCTAGAACAGGCagccagcaggagagagagggagcgagcgagcaagagagagagagagcgagcgagagcgAGGGAGCGAGGAGCGCTGGCAGATCTGTtgcaaaaacacaaaataacGCCGTGGAGATGCGCAGGGCCCATCGCTGGGGGCTGGATCTTACCTTCCTCCGCGGTGCCCTTCCGAGGGGCGCTGCCCTGGACTACGCGCCGCGGCGGGGGCCGGCGCGGGAAGGATGCTCCCGAAACCCGGAGCTCCTGGggccggcgcgggcgggcggggggcgcgcatCCATCCGGGGTCGCGGCGAGGGAGGCGGCCGGGCCCGTGGCGTCCCCGGCCCCGCACCCCTGCTGGGGACGGTCAGCCCTCTGGACCTAAGCCCTTGCCGCTAG